The window TCGTGTTATATACGACATCCGCCTCTGGTTTTTTCGATTCTCTTGGCTTTTTTTGGCACCCAACCAACATTTGGCGATCCTGGCACGGGACGCGCCGCCCCTGAAACAAAAAGTCAAAAAAAGTCTCTGTTTGCCGTTTCCCGACCCGTACCCGCAGACGCGTTTTGCAGGGAAACGAGTTTAATCCGTGTTTTCTGCCCTGAGAGATCCAACGCGCGTGTTATTTCATGCCGCTCAAGGCTCATTCCTCTCAATTTCTTCCTTTAGACCGTCCATTTAGGACCGAATGCAGCGATTTATAGCTCCCTATGTACACTCCACATAGGATTGCTGGCAAGCAATACAAACCTGATGCCGAGAATCCTAATCCCTGCCCAGAGCCGCATTAAGAAATAGTGCAAACAGCGTGGCTGAGAGATGAATGTTGTTTTTGCGGCGGACCGCAGGGTCATCGTCGCGCTTGGATGCAAAtctctccacctcttccttccacttatttccttctcttcatccatcttctctttcatatatccatccttcacgccatctcctctttctcctccacctctgCACCGACACTCTTCACCTCCGAACGCCGACCTTCTACAGACAGTCTTTTAACACCCGACTAGTTGCACTGCGTGCACGGTCTCTGCCTTTGGCCCTTTACCATCAAATTCCTCAAGCATCCCTGTAACTAGTTATAAAAAAGCTGGTGAGTCCTCTTTCCTGtttgccttcttcatcttcctttcctcttccttccttctccatcctcttACGTCTTGCCCCCGTCCCTTGTCCCACCCCCACCTCGCATTTCTCCCAAACAGGGGCAattctttcttccactAGATCATTCACGATATTACGACCCAAGGTCACGAAAAACTTTTTGCACTGTTTCCCATCATCCAGGTCGCTCACGCCTTTAACGTCTGATAGTTACGACCTCCATTCATTCTCTATCAAGATTCGTTCATACGGAAATCACAAAAAAACATTTTCTTGACCCTATAACCGAGGCTGGTACTCGTCTGTCTGCCATCGATCATGTCTGCCTTTACCTACACCGCCgctctcttttctcttatctccctcctcccctcCGCGCTCGCCGGTCCGACTGCTGGAACTACCTACTCCATTTCTCCTAACCAACACCCTTCCATGTGTCTCGGCCCTGCCCACGACTGGGAAGGAGCGGATGTTGTAATCAAGGACTGTGATGAGGACGACACAACCTGGCTGTGGACCGGCCAATCATTCCAGAACACGGCTACCCAATTGTGCATTGACATTCGAGATGCCGGAGCATGGTCAGGAAATAAGGCTCAGGTTTGGGGTTGCTTCCCTTACAACACCAATCAGCAGTTCAATGTTGAGGGATCTATGATTCATTGGGAGGACTTTTGCTGGGACTTGACAGATGGAAGCTCTTCGGCTGGTACGAAGCTTCAGATCTGGAGCTGTTTCAGCTACAATGACAACCAGCAATGGACGTTTACAGAGATAGAAGAGGTCGATGAGTGCGATGCCAGTAAGTTATTCCCCCTTAACATTCAAGCATTCATCAAGTCTGATGATCGATGCAGCTTCGGTCACGGAAACTGCGACTATCATGTCGACTGCTACTGCTTCCAATTCTGATCTTTCATCCACCACTGCTTCTGCGTCTGCATCAAACATCCCTGAAGCTGTCTCCGCCGCCGAATCTCTCACTGCGTCTCTCAACGCTTCCGATCCTTTCTTCACTGCGTCAGCTACTGGCTCAGGTTATGAGGCCAACGCCACTGCCTCTGCGACTGAGTCTGCCTACGGGTCTCTCAATGGCACCGCCTCTGCTACCTACTCTAGCTACGACGTCAACGCTACTGCCTCTGCTACTTACTCTAGCTACGACGTTAATGCTACCGCCTCTGCGACTGATTCTGGCTACGAGTCCATCAACGCTACTGCTTCTGCTACCGAATCCGGTTACGAGTTTGTGAACGCCACCGCCTCTGACACTCTCTCTGCTTCTGACACTCTCTCCGCCGAGACCTCCACAGCCACCAATAGCAGCATCGGTGAGGGTCTTTGGTCTCCTCACAAATCTTCTTCCGTCTCCTCAGATGAATGGTCTTCCGAGACTACTACCGACTCCAGTACCGAGTGGTGGGCCACTTCCACAGGTTCCAATTCCTGGGCGTCTGCTACCGCCTCTGCTTCCAACCCTTGGCAGTCCGCCTCTGGGTCCGGCGCTTGGAACTCTACTAGCACAGCGTCTAACTCCTGGGAGACTGCTTCCCAGTCTGACTCTTGGAACGTCACCAGCACAGCGTCTAACTCCTGGGAGACTGCTTCCCAGTCTGACTCTTGGAACGTCACCAGCACAGCGTCTAACTCCTGGGAGACCGCTTCTTCTCAGGCTTGGAATGAGACATCCACCGACTCTTGGGGTGGCTCTGCTACTGCCACTGCTACTACATCTGACTCTTATGGGAGTGCCACTTCTACTTCCACGTCTTCTGCCATTTCTGCCACTGCTACTGTTGGCACCATCTCTTCTGGCTACCTCCAGACTAGCGGCACCAAGATTGTCGACTCTGACGGCAACGAGGTGATCCTCCGCGGTACCAACATTGGTGGCTGGCTCGTCCTTGAAGACTGGATGTGTGGTATTTCTGACGAATCTGGATCTGCCGACCGATTCTCTCTTACTACTCTCGAGAATCGATTTGGCACCGAACAGGCTAGGACGCTTGTCGAGGCTTGGGCTGAAAACTGGCTTACTACTGCTGACTTTGACGAGCTCGCCAACATTGGTTTCAACGTCATCCGtcttcccttctctttccGAACTGTCCAGAACGCCGATGGCTCTTGGAGAGACGACGCCTTCACCCGCATGGACTGGGCTATCGCCCAGGCCAAGGCTCGTGGAATCTACGTCATTGTTGACTTCCACATGTGGCCTGGCCAGGAGGCTGACTATTCTGCCATCTCTGAAAACACTGATGAAGGACAGAGCCAGCGAAATGCTGTTGGTGAGATCTGGAAGAAGGTTGCTACCCATTACCTCGGCGAAAGCAGCATCTGTGCCTTTGACGTTATCAACGAACCTACAGGTTCTTACGGTGACTATCTCCAGCAGGATCTTTACAATGCTGTGAGGTCTGTTGATGCTAGCCGTATCATCATCGTAAGTGCTTCAGTGACTAGATACAAGTATTCACTAACGTTGTCCCAGCACGAATCAATCTCTACCAACCCCTCGACCTACGGCTGGACCAATGTCATCTACTCTCTTCACGAGTACGACATGATGGGCTCCGATTTTGACTCCAATAAGGCTACCTGGGCCAATGGTGTCCAAGCTTACATTGATTTGTGGCACGGCTATAATATCCCCTTCATGCTCGCCGAGTTTATGGCTGATGGGTAAGCTGGCTGAGGAAATCTAATTAGACACGTGCAAGTTGCTAACGATATAACAGTGACACCCTTGATTATATGCTCAACTCCTTGAACTCTCAAGGCCTTTCCTGGCTCACTTGGGCTCATTCTACCGTCAACATGGGGCGATGGGGTATTTGGAACCACCAGCCTTTCTACGTTGATGTTTCTTCTGACTCTTACGACACCATCTATAACACTTGGACCAACATGCCCAGCACTTTCCACACCTATATTTATGACCAATTGAAAAGCGCCGCTACTGGCTCTATCAGCGTTAGCAGGAAGCGAGATCTCGCCCCTGGTGCGAGAACTACCAAGCGCCTCCATGGTAGCCATGGTGGTAGGTCAAGAAGAAATGGTGTCGTCCACGCCGTTAAGGGTGCTGCTGCTGTCTCAATATAGGCGAAAGGGAGTCGCTTCTTATTTCCATCATCTTTAAGAGAGCATTTTTCATCATTCACGACATGATCTGTTTTATTATCTAGGGTCTATAGAAACGCATTGTTTAGCATTTTTTGTTTGTTACTTAGGTTTCATACCTTCCTCCCATTCCCTCTACTCATAACGCTCAAAGCGGTAtcgaggagaagatgggaTCGTGTAGAACACATTGGATGGACCTCAGGGGGTTATCTTTTTTATAAATACTTCGATTACTCTAATACGTACGGGCTACGGCGACAGAGGTCTTTTTGATAGGACTGTTGGACCTGCTGGCCAGGTGTTACGTATCTGTAAGACGTAAGCGTCCATAGATCTGGATCTATGCACGACCCTCTCCTGTGATTGAGGACGAAGTGCATTCGACTCATGATAATGCATCACGACGCCATGTAAAATTATATATACGAAATACATATACTAATTATAGATACATGATTATTGGATCCATTCGCTCAGCTTTGTTTTCCATTCTTCGCCATTACGTCCAAGGACGACCCCTCCAAGGGACTCGACGGCCTCAAAGGTTTTTCCCTCGTACCCGGGAGAGATTGCTCGCATAGCAGGGGCAATTAAAAGGGTCGCGAAGGACGATGCTAATGAGGACAGTGCGGTTTGAAGGACACTACCGGGTCGTGGCGTTATATTTCGGATCTCTGGATCTCCGGAAAAGGTGACTCACCAAAAATCTGTAGCTATCCCGGTAACAACCACTTTGTTGACACCTTGAGCCAGTAAAAATTCCGTCAATTCCGAAGTTTTGGGTGGCAGAGTCTCTACATCTTCACTTTCGGGACCTCCATGAGTACTGGGTGGAGGAGTAGGCGGGAAGGGTGTGGGGAGCACAACACCCTGGAAAGCAGAGTACGCTTCGAGTTCAAGGTGGATGCCCTGTAATTACCGCCACATCGAGTCAATAATCATACTAAACATAGAGGGAGGCTATATATGATAGATCACACGCACTTTTCGAACTACTCGTACATTGCCCCTCTTGGCCAGTGCATCTGCTACCCCAGATTCGATGTCTGCCCCAGCAGTACCTTCTACACAATGATCAGGCCATAGTGTCTGTATGTACGATTCACCGTGAGCGTTGATCAAGGGCATTTGGGTATATGCCTTGTGGGGTGGGTGAGCCGAAGCAAATGATATATGCCCCTTTGGGTGGTAGTCCTGCCAATATGCAGTCTGTAAACACGCCAGCACCCTATCAGAGGGGAAGACAACCTGCCTGGCTCACAAGCACCACTGCCCAGTTCCATGTTGGATCGAGCAGCTCAGTTATTACAGGCAACACCTCTCTTCCATTTGGCACTGCCAAAGCCCCTGTGGGAGGCAAAAAGTCGTTCTGAACATCTACGATGATAAGTGCCGTGCTGGTGGCAGGCTTACTGGCCATGTTGGGATGTATGGATGCATAGACAAAACGTCCAGTTTTGGTTGGTCAGAGGAGCCTTTAAATAGCGTCTGGAGGTAGAATGGTATTAGAAAGTGCCTAGATAAATGTGTAAAAAATGACCGGTTTTTATAAATAAACGCAGGGGGGATAATCAAAGTTGGGAAGCCGGGATGCTAATAACCGTGGATATGCAACGCTGCGCAAAACGGGTCTCTAAAATGAGTCCCGTTCCTACTACTCTAACCATGACGTGTTGGGCCGTGTCTGACTTCTatttcttcccttttcaTCCGTCCAGTACGAGTACACTCCATCCCTGCCGGAACCGCTACATCTCCAGGTTCCTTCAACCAAAAAAAATGCCAGCCGATCCCAACGAGTCCTCTGCACTACTCTTTCCGCTGTATGGTTTCGGATGGATCCCAGACTCTTCCGCTTTCTCCTACTGAGCGCCTGGATCGCCGTCCAGAAAAAGAGTTTGGCGTTGCCTTCACTCATGTAGATAAGAGATCTACTGATACGTCGAAGCTCCGCGTGACCACTATCGGCTGCACTTGTGAAATATCTCCTGCTGGAACTCTACCTTGCTCCTTCATGGCAGTATTGACAAAAGCCACTTCTGAAACATGCCGTATGGTCCGTACGAGTGAAGCTCGTGGAGGAGAAAGCTAATTCAACAAAAGGGTTTAGTTGTCAATTTTGGTTTTACAAATAACACACACACACCGGGTATCGCTGTAAGGACCCCCGCCGCTCTCGATGAATAGAGTAGTGCCTAAAAGCGAGGGCGCGCGCGAAAACCGTATACAACAACAATCTGTGCACATGTCAGATTATCATTAACCACATTGGTAATTGCAATACTCACCTCTGGAGTCTTCTCCCAGTAGCAGAAGGGCAGAGAAGAGAAGTCGTCCCTGCCATCTGAACTTGTGCATGAGATGGGGTCGGTGCAACGTAGATACCACGAGGACACCAAGGGTCCGCCAGGGACACCTCTGGTAAGGCTCCAACCACCAACGCTATGGCAAATTAGGTCGCTGTCAAGGACAATGAGGTTATTCACTTGCTAAATCTCTGGCAACTTTTCTCCGTTTTGACCAACCTCGTCCTTGTGGTCCACTATCATTCTCCGTCCCCCATAGAACCCTGAAGATATTAGCTCAAATGCAGAAAAGGCACCAATAATATAACATCCATACTTTATCTTTTGAGGATCTAGTAGCAATTCTGCTTTTCCTCATTGCTCCAACTCGTATACTTATAATCGGTGGATAGGATTAATATTATAACTATCCAGCTATCTTCTGCAGAAGCACCTAAAAAAAAGGGGGGTGGGTTTCTGGATAGCTAGGTGAAAGGTTCGTGAATGAAAGGAAGGTTCGTGAATGGACTGGATGTTTTCAATTCTGTTGGACCTTGAGGATTTACTCCCGGACTTGCATTGAGGGATATCTAAACCAATAAAAAGAAACAAACTAAAGGACTTGATTCTATTTTAATATATCACCCTACCCTCCACTCGGGTCCTCCCTCCACCCCAAGATCTGAAATGAAACCGTAAAATCGTCTTATTATGAGCTCGCGGATGAAGAAATATATGGGCATAGGAGGTTGGGATCTGTTGAAGGCATGTACAAGCTGAGCGACGAGAGGGGCACGAGCGAGGACGATAACGCCGGTACGAGCGAAACGCAAGAGGCTTTGGAAAACAGGAAGGGGGAAAGAATGTGAAGATGGAGTCCTTGGTGAGGAGCTAGGCCGATCGTCCGTCAGCGCTGGTTCATTTTGGGGCCTAAAGACCACAGACCTGAAGAATGAATATGCGGATCGGGCCAAGCTGTGGCAACGCTCGAATACTGCTGATATGTTTTTCTAAAAGTCGTTTGAGAATGTATTGGAGATGTTTACCAATAGTGTCGACTGAAGGTGATTACTGGTGCCGACACTGAGCTCTTTCTCCCTAACCAAAGTCAGATGAAGAAACGGCAAGGGCGAGCTCGAGAGTCACAGAGGTCATGAAGATAGTGTTGCAGTGGGCAAAAAGTTTGCGATGGACACAGCCGTGATGAGCACGGAAGGATGGGGCAGTCACAGAAAATGCTGTCGTTCTGGTTATGAAAGTGATATAGGCGCTGAGGCAGAAAACATTGTCAGTGGGATTGGAGTATGTATCCAAAAGATGGTAATATACCTCAAGCTCATGTCGCACACCATTCCATCCGGGGACTCTCCACGATTCCTCTCCCCAGGCGAAGCACCAAGGTGACAAAGGTTACACCGTTGTATTGGGCACTGTATGAACAGCTGCGAATCTTCCACTCCGCCACTACTAGCATCCATGTCGTCTTTGAACGACTCCTCAGCATTGGTAGTAGCGCACTCCCCATCCTGTTCCTGCTCCGTCTCCTTTATCGGATCCCGAATGCGCTTTTCCAAGAGATCATCCACCGCAACACCCAAGGCAACACCCTCTGTGCCTTTGAAGGGCGGAGGGGTAGGTTCGCGGAAGCCAAAGGTTCTGTAAGTTGGCCGCCAAACGGTTTTTAGGAAGATCACGACGCAAAGTAGCTGGATACGGGGTTGCATACGCATGCGTCCAAAGCAGGCCCAAAGTAGGTCAAAGTAGGGCGCGATATCAGGTTTTGCATATATGCAAAACGCGGGGGGGTAAAAACGCCTGTTAGCCGTTTTGCTGAAAACGATATAGGGGATTTGCCGCATGGCAGGTACCCGTTTTGCTGCTGTACCGGTACCTGTTTTGCTATTTTTTTGTACACGGCGGGCGCGCCCGTGTCTCCCCGTCGGCTGCCTCCACCCTCCACCGCACAGTGCAGCTTTATTTATTATGTATCGCCCCCCCCCCGCTTTGTCCTCTCCACTCGTAGCAGCTCCTCGCCATATCCACGCGATCTCGCTGCCCCCCCCGTACACCAGCCATGACGACAGATCCCCCGCAACAGCCCGCCACCCAGCACGAGCCCAC is drawn from Cryptococcus gattii WM276 chromosome A, complete sequence and contains these coding sequences:
- a CDS encoding Nicotinamidase, putative (Similar to TIGR gene model, INSD accession AAW41306.1), encoding MASKPATSTALIIVDVQNDFLPPTGALAVPNGREVLPVITELLDPTWNWAVVLVSQDYHPKGHISFASAHPPHKAYTQMPLINAHGESYIQTLWPDHCVEGTAGADIESGVADALAKRGNGIHLELEAYSAFQETLPPKTSELTEFLLAQGVNKVVVTGIATDFCVLQTALSSLASSFATLLIAPAMRAISPGYEGKTFEAVESLGGVVLGRNGEEWKTKLSEWIQ
- a CDS encoding uncharacterized protein (Similar to TIGR gene model, INSD accession AAW41305.1) → MSAFTYTAALFSLISLLPSALAGPTAGTTYSISPNQHPSMCLGPAHDWEGADVVIKDCDEDDTTWLWTGQSFQNTATQLCIDIRDAGAWSGNKAQVWGCFPYNTNQQFNVEGSMIHWEDFCWDLTDGSSSAGTKLQIWSCFSYNDNQQWTFTEIEEVDECDATSVTETATIMSTATASNSDLSSTTASASASNIPEAVSAAESLTASLNASDPFFTASATGSGYEANATASATESAYGSLNGTASATYSSYDVNATASATYSSYDVNATASATDSGYESINATASATESGYEFVNATASDTLSASDTLSAETSTATNSSIGEGLWSPHKSSSVSSDEWSSETTTDSSTEWWATSTGSNSWASATASASNPWQSASGSGAWNSTSTASNSWETASQSDSWNVTSTASNSWETASQSDSWNVTSTASNSWETASSQAWNETSTDSWGGSATATATTSDSYGSATSTSTSSAISATATVGTISSGYLQTSGTKIVDSDGNEVILRGTNIGGWLVLEDWMCGISDESGSADRFSLTTLENRFGTEQARTLVEAWAENWLTTADFDELANIGFNVIRLPFSFRTVQNADGSWRDDAFTRMDWAIAQAKARGIYVIVDFHMWPGQEADYSAISENTDEGQSQRNAVGEIWKKVATHYLGESSICAFDVINEPTGSYGDYLQQDLYNAVRSVDASRIIIHESISTNPSTYGWTNVIYSLHEYDMMGSDFDSNKATWANGVQAYIDLWHGYNIPFMLAEFMADGDTLDYMLNSLNSQGLSWLTWAHSTVNMGRWGIWNHQPFYVDVSSDSYDTIYNTWTNMPSTFHTYIYDQLKSAATGSISVSRKRDLAPGARTTKRLHGSHGGRSRRNGVVHAVKGAAAVSI